Proteins from a single region of Scleropages formosus chromosome 24, fSclFor1.1, whole genome shotgun sequence:
- the elmo2 gene encoding engulfment and cell motility protein 2 isoform X2 → MPPPSDIVKVAIEWPGANAQLIEIDQKKPLSSIIREVCDGWSLSGSEQFALRYADGPQLYITEQSRGEIKNGTILRLAISPTRAARQLLERIQSHGIDARLEALKELAKLSADPTFATEFINMEGIGTLARLVESGTHFGEMLAFTLTAFLELMDHGIVSWDLISLSFIKQIAGYVNQPMVDVSILQRSLAILESIVLNSHSLYQRVAQEITVGQLIAHLSNQEIQTYAIALINALFLKAPEDRRQEEHTNVMDLPLTEMASTLAQKHLRSIILNHIIRGNRPIKAEMAHQLYVLQVLTFNLLEERMMTKMDPSDQMQRDIIFELRRIAFDGDSDPGGTEKRKAMYTKDYKMLGFTNHVNPAVDFTQTPPGMLALDNMLYLARLHQDTYIRIVLENSSREDKHECPFGRCAIELTRMLCEILQVGELPNEGCNDYHPMFFTHDRAWEEFFCICIQLLNKTWKEMRATAEDFNKVMQVVREQITRALAMKPTSLDQLKSKLRALSYSEILRLRQSERMSQDDFQSPPIIELRERIQPEILELIKQQRLNRLCEGSCFRKVGNRRRQEKFWFCRLSLNHKVLHYGDLDDPPQGEVPFEMLSDKIPVSDIKSVVTGKDCPHMKEKSALKQNKEVLELAFSILYDPDEALNFVAPNKYEYCVWIDGLSALLGREMNSDLTRSDLDTLISMEMKLRLLDLENIAIPDAPPPVPKEPSTYNFTYNYG, encoded by the exons ATGCCCCCACCTTCGGACATCGTGAAGGTGGCCATCGAGTGGCCCGGCGCCAACGCTCAACTCATCGAGATTGACCAG AAGAAGCCGTTGTCCTCCATCATCCGGGAGGTGTGCGACGG CTGGTCCCTGTCGGGCTCGGAGCAGTTCGCGCTGCGCTACGCCGATGGCCCACAGCTCTACATCACGGAGCAG AGCCGAGGAGAAATCAAGAATGGGACCATCCTCCGGCTGGCCATATCTCCA ACCCGAGCTGCCAGGCAGCTGCTGGAGAGGATCCAGTCCCACGGCATCGACGCCCGGCTTGAGGCTCTGAAGGAGCTGGCCAAGCTGTCTGCAGACCCCACCTTTGCCACAGAGTTCATCAACATGGAAGGCATTGGGACCCTAGCAAGGCTGGTGGAGAGTGGGACGCA CTTCGGCGAGATGCTGGCCTTCACGCTGACCGCCTTCCTGGAGCTAATGGACCACGGCATCGTGTCTTGGGACCTCATCTCTCTCTCATTCATCAAACAG ATCGCCGGCTACGTGAACCAGCCCATGGTGGACGTGTCCATTCTGCAGCGCTCGCTTGCCATCCTGGAGAGCATAGTGCTCAACAGCCACAGCCTGTACCAGCGTGTGGCACAGGAGATCACCGTGGGACAGCTCATCGCGCACCT GTCCAACCAGGAGATCCAGACGTATGCCATCGCACTCATCAACGCCCTGTTCTTAAAGGCACCTGAGGACAGAAGGCAG GAGGAGCATACTAATGTGATGGACCTGCCGCTCACC GAAATGGCGAGCACCCTGGCTCAGAAGCACCTGAGGTCCATCATCCTCAAC CATATTATCCGGGGGAACCGGCCCATCAAAGCAGAGATGGCACACCAGCTGTATGTGCTGCAGGTGCTGACCTTTAACCTTCTGGAGGAGCGCATGATGACCAAGATGGATCCCAGCGATCAG ATGCAGAGGGACATCATCTTTGAGTTGCGGAGGATTGCCTTCGACGGGGACAGCGACCCCGGTGGCACGGAGAAGCGCAAGGCTATGTACACCAAGGACTACAAGATGCTGGGCTTCACC AACCATGTGAACCCAGCTGTGGACTTCACGCAGACACCGCCGGGGATGCTGGCCCTCGACAACATGCTGTACCTGGCCAGGCTACACCAGGACACCTACATCAGG ATCgttttggagaacagcagcCGCGAAGACAAGCACGAGTGCCCCTTCGGCCGGTGCGCCATTGAGTTGACTCGCATGCTCTGCGAGATCCTGCAAGTGGGAGAGCTGC CGAACGAGGGTTGCAACGACTACCATCCCATGTTCTTCACGCACGACCGTGCATGGGAGGAGTTCTTCTGCATCTGCATCCAGCTCCTCAACAAGACCTGGAAGGAGATGAGGGCCACAGCAGAGGACTTCAACAAG GTGATGCAGGTGGTCCGGGAGCAGATCACCAGGGCCTTGGCCATGAAGCCCACCTCCCTGGACCAGCTAAAGAGTAAACTGCGGGCGCTAAGCTACTCTGAGATCCTGCGGCTGCGGCAGTCCGAGAGAATGAGCCAGGACGACTTCCAGTCACCGCCAATCAT CGAACTCCGCGAGCGGATCCAACCCGAGATCCTGGAGCTGATCAAACAGCAGCGCCTCAACCGCCTCTGCGAAGGCAGCTGCTTCCGGAAGGTTGGCAACCGCCGGCGGCAAG AGAAGTTCTGGTTCTGCCGTCTGTCCCTTAACCACAAGGTGCTACACTACGGAGACCTGGATGATCCCCCTCAAGGCGAAGTGCCTTTTGAGATGCTTAGTGACAAGA TCCCTGTGTCAGATATAAAGTCTGTGGTGACGGGGAAGGACTGTCCTCATATGAAGGAGAAGAGCGCCCTGAAGCAGAACAAG gaagtctTGGAGCTAGCCTTCTCGATTCTGTACGACCCCGACGAGGCCCTCAACTTTGTCGCTCCCAATAAGTATGAG TACTGCGTGTGGATCGATGGGCTCAGCGCGCTGCTGGGCCGTGAGATGAACAGCGACCTCACACGCAGTGACCTCGACACACTAATTAGCATGGAGATGAAGCTCCGCCTCTTGGACCTGGAGAACATCGCCATTCCTGATGCCCCGCCCCCAGTCCCCAAGGAGCCCAGCACTTACAACTTTACCTACAACTACGGCTGA
- the elmo2 gene encoding engulfment and cell motility protein 2 isoform X1: MPPPSDIVKVAIEWPGANAQLIEIDQKKPLSSIIREVCDGWSLSGSEQFALRYADGPQLYITEQSRGEIKNGTILRLAISPTRAARQLLERIQSHGIDARLEALKELAKLSADPTFATEFINMEGIGTLARLVESGTHFGEMLAFTLTAFLELMDHGIVSWDLISLSFIKQIAGYVNQPMVDVSILQRSLAILESIVLNSHSLYQRVAQEITVGQLIAHLQVSNQEIQTYAIALINALFLKAPEDRRQEEHTNVMDLPLTEMASTLAQKHLRSIILNHIIRGNRPIKAEMAHQLYVLQVLTFNLLEERMMTKMDPSDQMQRDIIFELRRIAFDGDSDPGGTEKRKAMYTKDYKMLGFTNHVNPAVDFTQTPPGMLALDNMLYLARLHQDTYIRIVLENSSREDKHECPFGRCAIELTRMLCEILQVGELPNEGCNDYHPMFFTHDRAWEEFFCICIQLLNKTWKEMRATAEDFNKVMQVVREQITRALAMKPTSLDQLKSKLRALSYSEILRLRQSERMSQDDFQSPPIIELRERIQPEILELIKQQRLNRLCEGSCFRKVGNRRRQEKFWFCRLSLNHKVLHYGDLDDPPQGEVPFEMLSDKIPVSDIKSVVTGKDCPHMKEKSALKQNKEVLELAFSILYDPDEALNFVAPNKYEYCVWIDGLSALLGREMNSDLTRSDLDTLISMEMKLRLLDLENIAIPDAPPPVPKEPSTYNFTYNYG; the protein is encoded by the exons ATGCCCCCACCTTCGGACATCGTGAAGGTGGCCATCGAGTGGCCCGGCGCCAACGCTCAACTCATCGAGATTGACCAG AAGAAGCCGTTGTCCTCCATCATCCGGGAGGTGTGCGACGG CTGGTCCCTGTCGGGCTCGGAGCAGTTCGCGCTGCGCTACGCCGATGGCCCACAGCTCTACATCACGGAGCAG AGCCGAGGAGAAATCAAGAATGGGACCATCCTCCGGCTGGCCATATCTCCA ACCCGAGCTGCCAGGCAGCTGCTGGAGAGGATCCAGTCCCACGGCATCGACGCCCGGCTTGAGGCTCTGAAGGAGCTGGCCAAGCTGTCTGCAGACCCCACCTTTGCCACAGAGTTCATCAACATGGAAGGCATTGGGACCCTAGCAAGGCTGGTGGAGAGTGGGACGCA CTTCGGCGAGATGCTGGCCTTCACGCTGACCGCCTTCCTGGAGCTAATGGACCACGGCATCGTGTCTTGGGACCTCATCTCTCTCTCATTCATCAAACAG ATCGCCGGCTACGTGAACCAGCCCATGGTGGACGTGTCCATTCTGCAGCGCTCGCTTGCCATCCTGGAGAGCATAGTGCTCAACAGCCACAGCCTGTACCAGCGTGTGGCACAGGAGATCACCGTGGGACAGCTCATCGCGCACCTGCAAGT GTCCAACCAGGAGATCCAGACGTATGCCATCGCACTCATCAACGCCCTGTTCTTAAAGGCACCTGAGGACAGAAGGCAG GAGGAGCATACTAATGTGATGGACCTGCCGCTCACC GAAATGGCGAGCACCCTGGCTCAGAAGCACCTGAGGTCCATCATCCTCAAC CATATTATCCGGGGGAACCGGCCCATCAAAGCAGAGATGGCACACCAGCTGTATGTGCTGCAGGTGCTGACCTTTAACCTTCTGGAGGAGCGCATGATGACCAAGATGGATCCCAGCGATCAG ATGCAGAGGGACATCATCTTTGAGTTGCGGAGGATTGCCTTCGACGGGGACAGCGACCCCGGTGGCACGGAGAAGCGCAAGGCTATGTACACCAAGGACTACAAGATGCTGGGCTTCACC AACCATGTGAACCCAGCTGTGGACTTCACGCAGACACCGCCGGGGATGCTGGCCCTCGACAACATGCTGTACCTGGCCAGGCTACACCAGGACACCTACATCAGG ATCgttttggagaacagcagcCGCGAAGACAAGCACGAGTGCCCCTTCGGCCGGTGCGCCATTGAGTTGACTCGCATGCTCTGCGAGATCCTGCAAGTGGGAGAGCTGC CGAACGAGGGTTGCAACGACTACCATCCCATGTTCTTCACGCACGACCGTGCATGGGAGGAGTTCTTCTGCATCTGCATCCAGCTCCTCAACAAGACCTGGAAGGAGATGAGGGCCACAGCAGAGGACTTCAACAAG GTGATGCAGGTGGTCCGGGAGCAGATCACCAGGGCCTTGGCCATGAAGCCCACCTCCCTGGACCAGCTAAAGAGTAAACTGCGGGCGCTAAGCTACTCTGAGATCCTGCGGCTGCGGCAGTCCGAGAGAATGAGCCAGGACGACTTCCAGTCACCGCCAATCAT CGAACTCCGCGAGCGGATCCAACCCGAGATCCTGGAGCTGATCAAACAGCAGCGCCTCAACCGCCTCTGCGAAGGCAGCTGCTTCCGGAAGGTTGGCAACCGCCGGCGGCAAG AGAAGTTCTGGTTCTGCCGTCTGTCCCTTAACCACAAGGTGCTACACTACGGAGACCTGGATGATCCCCCTCAAGGCGAAGTGCCTTTTGAGATGCTTAGTGACAAGA TCCCTGTGTCAGATATAAAGTCTGTGGTGACGGGGAAGGACTGTCCTCATATGAAGGAGAAGAGCGCCCTGAAGCAGAACAAG gaagtctTGGAGCTAGCCTTCTCGATTCTGTACGACCCCGACGAGGCCCTCAACTTTGTCGCTCCCAATAAGTATGAG TACTGCGTGTGGATCGATGGGCTCAGCGCGCTGCTGGGCCGTGAGATGAACAGCGACCTCACACGCAGTGACCTCGACACACTAATTAGCATGGAGATGAAGCTCCGCCTCTTGGACCTGGAGAACATCGCCATTCCTGATGCCCCGCCCCCAGTCCCCAAGGAGCCCAGCACTTACAACTTTACCTACAACTACGGCTGA
- the elmo2 gene encoding engulfment and cell motility protein 2 isoform X5 — translation MPPPSDIVKVAIEWPGANAQLIEIDQKKPLSSIIREVCDGWSLSGSEQFALRYADGPQLYITEQSRGEIKNGTILRLAISPTRAARQLLERIQSHGIDARLEALKELAKLSADPTFATEFINMEGIGTLARLVESGTHFGEMLAFTLTAFLELMDHGIVSWDLISLSFIKQIAGYVNQPMVDVSILQRSLAILESIVLNSHSLYQRVAQEITVGQLIAHLQVSNQEIQTYAIALINALFLKAPEDRRQEEHTNVMDLPLTEMASTLAQKHLRSIILNHIIRGNRPIKAEMAHQLYVLQVLTFNLLEERMMTKMDPSDQMQRDIIFELRRIAFDGDSDPGGTEKRKAMYTKDYKMLGFTNHVNPAVDFTQTPPGMLALDNMLYLARLHQDTYIRIVLENSSREDKHECPFGRCAIELTRMLCEILQVGELPNEGCNDYHPMFFTHDRAWEEFFCICIQLLNKTWKEMRATAEDFNKVMQVVREQITRALAMKPTSLDQLKSKLRALSYSEILRLRQSERMSQDDFQSPPIIELRERIQPEILELIKQQRLNRLCEGSCFRKVGNRRRQEKFWFCRLSLNHKVLHYGDLDDPPQGEVPFEMLSDKSESPNLLR, via the exons ATGCCCCCACCTTCGGACATCGTGAAGGTGGCCATCGAGTGGCCCGGCGCCAACGCTCAACTCATCGAGATTGACCAG AAGAAGCCGTTGTCCTCCATCATCCGGGAGGTGTGCGACGG CTGGTCCCTGTCGGGCTCGGAGCAGTTCGCGCTGCGCTACGCCGATGGCCCACAGCTCTACATCACGGAGCAG AGCCGAGGAGAAATCAAGAATGGGACCATCCTCCGGCTGGCCATATCTCCA ACCCGAGCTGCCAGGCAGCTGCTGGAGAGGATCCAGTCCCACGGCATCGACGCCCGGCTTGAGGCTCTGAAGGAGCTGGCCAAGCTGTCTGCAGACCCCACCTTTGCCACAGAGTTCATCAACATGGAAGGCATTGGGACCCTAGCAAGGCTGGTGGAGAGTGGGACGCA CTTCGGCGAGATGCTGGCCTTCACGCTGACCGCCTTCCTGGAGCTAATGGACCACGGCATCGTGTCTTGGGACCTCATCTCTCTCTCATTCATCAAACAG ATCGCCGGCTACGTGAACCAGCCCATGGTGGACGTGTCCATTCTGCAGCGCTCGCTTGCCATCCTGGAGAGCATAGTGCTCAACAGCCACAGCCTGTACCAGCGTGTGGCACAGGAGATCACCGTGGGACAGCTCATCGCGCACCTGCAAGT GTCCAACCAGGAGATCCAGACGTATGCCATCGCACTCATCAACGCCCTGTTCTTAAAGGCACCTGAGGACAGAAGGCAG GAGGAGCATACTAATGTGATGGACCTGCCGCTCACC GAAATGGCGAGCACCCTGGCTCAGAAGCACCTGAGGTCCATCATCCTCAAC CATATTATCCGGGGGAACCGGCCCATCAAAGCAGAGATGGCACACCAGCTGTATGTGCTGCAGGTGCTGACCTTTAACCTTCTGGAGGAGCGCATGATGACCAAGATGGATCCCAGCGATCAG ATGCAGAGGGACATCATCTTTGAGTTGCGGAGGATTGCCTTCGACGGGGACAGCGACCCCGGTGGCACGGAGAAGCGCAAGGCTATGTACACCAAGGACTACAAGATGCTGGGCTTCACC AACCATGTGAACCCAGCTGTGGACTTCACGCAGACACCGCCGGGGATGCTGGCCCTCGACAACATGCTGTACCTGGCCAGGCTACACCAGGACACCTACATCAGG ATCgttttggagaacagcagcCGCGAAGACAAGCACGAGTGCCCCTTCGGCCGGTGCGCCATTGAGTTGACTCGCATGCTCTGCGAGATCCTGCAAGTGGGAGAGCTGC CGAACGAGGGTTGCAACGACTACCATCCCATGTTCTTCACGCACGACCGTGCATGGGAGGAGTTCTTCTGCATCTGCATCCAGCTCCTCAACAAGACCTGGAAGGAGATGAGGGCCACAGCAGAGGACTTCAACAAG GTGATGCAGGTGGTCCGGGAGCAGATCACCAGGGCCTTGGCCATGAAGCCCACCTCCCTGGACCAGCTAAAGAGTAAACTGCGGGCGCTAAGCTACTCTGAGATCCTGCGGCTGCGGCAGTCCGAGAGAATGAGCCAGGACGACTTCCAGTCACCGCCAATCAT CGAACTCCGCGAGCGGATCCAACCCGAGATCCTGGAGCTGATCAAACAGCAGCGCCTCAACCGCCTCTGCGAAGGCAGCTGCTTCCGGAAGGTTGGCAACCGCCGGCGGCAAG AGAAGTTCTGGTTCTGCCGTCTGTCCCTTAACCACAAGGTGCTACACTACGGAGACCTGGATGATCCCCCTCAAGGCGAAGTGCCTTTTGAGATGCTTAGTGACAAGAGTGAGTCTCCCAACCTCCTCAGATGA
- the elmo2 gene encoding engulfment and cell motility protein 2 isoform X3 yields MPPPSDIVKVAIEWPGANAQLIEIDQKKPLSSIIREVCDGWSLSGSEQFALRYADGPQLYITEQSRGEIKNGTILRLAISPTRAARQLLERIQSHGIDARLEALKELAKLSADPTFATEFINMEGIGTLARLVESGTHFGEMLAFTLTAFLELMDHGIVSWDLISLSFIKQIAGYVNQPMVDVSILQRSLAILESIVLNSHSLYQRVAQEITVGQLIAHLQVSNQEIQTYAIALINALFLKAPEDRRQEMASTLAQKHLRSIILNHIIRGNRPIKAEMAHQLYVLQVLTFNLLEERMMTKMDPSDQMQRDIIFELRRIAFDGDSDPGGTEKRKAMYTKDYKMLGFTNHVNPAVDFTQTPPGMLALDNMLYLARLHQDTYIRIVLENSSREDKHECPFGRCAIELTRMLCEILQVGELPNEGCNDYHPMFFTHDRAWEEFFCICIQLLNKTWKEMRATAEDFNKVMQVVREQITRALAMKPTSLDQLKSKLRALSYSEILRLRQSERMSQDDFQSPPIIELRERIQPEILELIKQQRLNRLCEGSCFRKVGNRRRQEKFWFCRLSLNHKVLHYGDLDDPPQGEVPFEMLSDKIPVSDIKSVVTGKDCPHMKEKSALKQNKEVLELAFSILYDPDEALNFVAPNKYEYCVWIDGLSALLGREMNSDLTRSDLDTLISMEMKLRLLDLENIAIPDAPPPVPKEPSTYNFTYNYG; encoded by the exons ATGCCCCCACCTTCGGACATCGTGAAGGTGGCCATCGAGTGGCCCGGCGCCAACGCTCAACTCATCGAGATTGACCAG AAGAAGCCGTTGTCCTCCATCATCCGGGAGGTGTGCGACGG CTGGTCCCTGTCGGGCTCGGAGCAGTTCGCGCTGCGCTACGCCGATGGCCCACAGCTCTACATCACGGAGCAG AGCCGAGGAGAAATCAAGAATGGGACCATCCTCCGGCTGGCCATATCTCCA ACCCGAGCTGCCAGGCAGCTGCTGGAGAGGATCCAGTCCCACGGCATCGACGCCCGGCTTGAGGCTCTGAAGGAGCTGGCCAAGCTGTCTGCAGACCCCACCTTTGCCACAGAGTTCATCAACATGGAAGGCATTGGGACCCTAGCAAGGCTGGTGGAGAGTGGGACGCA CTTCGGCGAGATGCTGGCCTTCACGCTGACCGCCTTCCTGGAGCTAATGGACCACGGCATCGTGTCTTGGGACCTCATCTCTCTCTCATTCATCAAACAG ATCGCCGGCTACGTGAACCAGCCCATGGTGGACGTGTCCATTCTGCAGCGCTCGCTTGCCATCCTGGAGAGCATAGTGCTCAACAGCCACAGCCTGTACCAGCGTGTGGCACAGGAGATCACCGTGGGACAGCTCATCGCGCACCTGCAAGT GTCCAACCAGGAGATCCAGACGTATGCCATCGCACTCATCAACGCCCTGTTCTTAAAGGCACCTGAGGACAGAAGGCAG GAAATGGCGAGCACCCTGGCTCAGAAGCACCTGAGGTCCATCATCCTCAAC CATATTATCCGGGGGAACCGGCCCATCAAAGCAGAGATGGCACACCAGCTGTATGTGCTGCAGGTGCTGACCTTTAACCTTCTGGAGGAGCGCATGATGACCAAGATGGATCCCAGCGATCAG ATGCAGAGGGACATCATCTTTGAGTTGCGGAGGATTGCCTTCGACGGGGACAGCGACCCCGGTGGCACGGAGAAGCGCAAGGCTATGTACACCAAGGACTACAAGATGCTGGGCTTCACC AACCATGTGAACCCAGCTGTGGACTTCACGCAGACACCGCCGGGGATGCTGGCCCTCGACAACATGCTGTACCTGGCCAGGCTACACCAGGACACCTACATCAGG ATCgttttggagaacagcagcCGCGAAGACAAGCACGAGTGCCCCTTCGGCCGGTGCGCCATTGAGTTGACTCGCATGCTCTGCGAGATCCTGCAAGTGGGAGAGCTGC CGAACGAGGGTTGCAACGACTACCATCCCATGTTCTTCACGCACGACCGTGCATGGGAGGAGTTCTTCTGCATCTGCATCCAGCTCCTCAACAAGACCTGGAAGGAGATGAGGGCCACAGCAGAGGACTTCAACAAG GTGATGCAGGTGGTCCGGGAGCAGATCACCAGGGCCTTGGCCATGAAGCCCACCTCCCTGGACCAGCTAAAGAGTAAACTGCGGGCGCTAAGCTACTCTGAGATCCTGCGGCTGCGGCAGTCCGAGAGAATGAGCCAGGACGACTTCCAGTCACCGCCAATCAT CGAACTCCGCGAGCGGATCCAACCCGAGATCCTGGAGCTGATCAAACAGCAGCGCCTCAACCGCCTCTGCGAAGGCAGCTGCTTCCGGAAGGTTGGCAACCGCCGGCGGCAAG AGAAGTTCTGGTTCTGCCGTCTGTCCCTTAACCACAAGGTGCTACACTACGGAGACCTGGATGATCCCCCTCAAGGCGAAGTGCCTTTTGAGATGCTTAGTGACAAGA TCCCTGTGTCAGATATAAAGTCTGTGGTGACGGGGAAGGACTGTCCTCATATGAAGGAGAAGAGCGCCCTGAAGCAGAACAAG gaagtctTGGAGCTAGCCTTCTCGATTCTGTACGACCCCGACGAGGCCCTCAACTTTGTCGCTCCCAATAAGTATGAG TACTGCGTGTGGATCGATGGGCTCAGCGCGCTGCTGGGCCGTGAGATGAACAGCGACCTCACACGCAGTGACCTCGACACACTAATTAGCATGGAGATGAAGCTCCGCCTCTTGGACCTGGAGAACATCGCCATTCCTGATGCCCCGCCCCCAGTCCCCAAGGAGCCCAGCACTTACAACTTTACCTACAACTACGGCTGA
- the elmo2 gene encoding engulfment and cell motility protein 2 isoform X4 → MPPPSDIVKVAIEWPGANAQLIEIDQKKPLSSIIREVCDGWSLSGSEQFALRYADGPQLYITEQSRGEIKNGTILRLAISPTRAARQLLERIQSHGIDARLEALKELAKLSADPTFATEFINMEGIGTLARLVESGTHFGEMLAFTLTAFLELMDHGIVSWDLISLSFIKQIAGYVNQPMVDVSILQRSLAILESIVLNSHSLYQRVAQEITVGQLIAHLSNQEIQTYAIALINALFLKAPEDRRQEMASTLAQKHLRSIILNHIIRGNRPIKAEMAHQLYVLQVLTFNLLEERMMTKMDPSDQMQRDIIFELRRIAFDGDSDPGGTEKRKAMYTKDYKMLGFTNHVNPAVDFTQTPPGMLALDNMLYLARLHQDTYIRIVLENSSREDKHECPFGRCAIELTRMLCEILQVGELPNEGCNDYHPMFFTHDRAWEEFFCICIQLLNKTWKEMRATAEDFNKVMQVVREQITRALAMKPTSLDQLKSKLRALSYSEILRLRQSERMSQDDFQSPPIIELRERIQPEILELIKQQRLNRLCEGSCFRKVGNRRRQEKFWFCRLSLNHKVLHYGDLDDPPQGEVPFEMLSDKIPVSDIKSVVTGKDCPHMKEKSALKQNKEVLELAFSILYDPDEALNFVAPNKYEYCVWIDGLSALLGREMNSDLTRSDLDTLISMEMKLRLLDLENIAIPDAPPPVPKEPSTYNFTYNYG, encoded by the exons ATGCCCCCACCTTCGGACATCGTGAAGGTGGCCATCGAGTGGCCCGGCGCCAACGCTCAACTCATCGAGATTGACCAG AAGAAGCCGTTGTCCTCCATCATCCGGGAGGTGTGCGACGG CTGGTCCCTGTCGGGCTCGGAGCAGTTCGCGCTGCGCTACGCCGATGGCCCACAGCTCTACATCACGGAGCAG AGCCGAGGAGAAATCAAGAATGGGACCATCCTCCGGCTGGCCATATCTCCA ACCCGAGCTGCCAGGCAGCTGCTGGAGAGGATCCAGTCCCACGGCATCGACGCCCGGCTTGAGGCTCTGAAGGAGCTGGCCAAGCTGTCTGCAGACCCCACCTTTGCCACAGAGTTCATCAACATGGAAGGCATTGGGACCCTAGCAAGGCTGGTGGAGAGTGGGACGCA CTTCGGCGAGATGCTGGCCTTCACGCTGACCGCCTTCCTGGAGCTAATGGACCACGGCATCGTGTCTTGGGACCTCATCTCTCTCTCATTCATCAAACAG ATCGCCGGCTACGTGAACCAGCCCATGGTGGACGTGTCCATTCTGCAGCGCTCGCTTGCCATCCTGGAGAGCATAGTGCTCAACAGCCACAGCCTGTACCAGCGTGTGGCACAGGAGATCACCGTGGGACAGCTCATCGCGCACCT GTCCAACCAGGAGATCCAGACGTATGCCATCGCACTCATCAACGCCCTGTTCTTAAAGGCACCTGAGGACAGAAGGCAG GAAATGGCGAGCACCCTGGCTCAGAAGCACCTGAGGTCCATCATCCTCAAC CATATTATCCGGGGGAACCGGCCCATCAAAGCAGAGATGGCACACCAGCTGTATGTGCTGCAGGTGCTGACCTTTAACCTTCTGGAGGAGCGCATGATGACCAAGATGGATCCCAGCGATCAG ATGCAGAGGGACATCATCTTTGAGTTGCGGAGGATTGCCTTCGACGGGGACAGCGACCCCGGTGGCACGGAGAAGCGCAAGGCTATGTACACCAAGGACTACAAGATGCTGGGCTTCACC AACCATGTGAACCCAGCTGTGGACTTCACGCAGACACCGCCGGGGATGCTGGCCCTCGACAACATGCTGTACCTGGCCAGGCTACACCAGGACACCTACATCAGG ATCgttttggagaacagcagcCGCGAAGACAAGCACGAGTGCCCCTTCGGCCGGTGCGCCATTGAGTTGACTCGCATGCTCTGCGAGATCCTGCAAGTGGGAGAGCTGC CGAACGAGGGTTGCAACGACTACCATCCCATGTTCTTCACGCACGACCGTGCATGGGAGGAGTTCTTCTGCATCTGCATCCAGCTCCTCAACAAGACCTGGAAGGAGATGAGGGCCACAGCAGAGGACTTCAACAAG GTGATGCAGGTGGTCCGGGAGCAGATCACCAGGGCCTTGGCCATGAAGCCCACCTCCCTGGACCAGCTAAAGAGTAAACTGCGGGCGCTAAGCTACTCTGAGATCCTGCGGCTGCGGCAGTCCGAGAGAATGAGCCAGGACGACTTCCAGTCACCGCCAATCAT CGAACTCCGCGAGCGGATCCAACCCGAGATCCTGGAGCTGATCAAACAGCAGCGCCTCAACCGCCTCTGCGAAGGCAGCTGCTTCCGGAAGGTTGGCAACCGCCGGCGGCAAG AGAAGTTCTGGTTCTGCCGTCTGTCCCTTAACCACAAGGTGCTACACTACGGAGACCTGGATGATCCCCCTCAAGGCGAAGTGCCTTTTGAGATGCTTAGTGACAAGA TCCCTGTGTCAGATATAAAGTCTGTGGTGACGGGGAAGGACTGTCCTCATATGAAGGAGAAGAGCGCCCTGAAGCAGAACAAG gaagtctTGGAGCTAGCCTTCTCGATTCTGTACGACCCCGACGAGGCCCTCAACTTTGTCGCTCCCAATAAGTATGAG TACTGCGTGTGGATCGATGGGCTCAGCGCGCTGCTGGGCCGTGAGATGAACAGCGACCTCACACGCAGTGACCTCGACACACTAATTAGCATGGAGATGAAGCTCCGCCTCTTGGACCTGGAGAACATCGCCATTCCTGATGCCCCGCCCCCAGTCCCCAAGGAGCCCAGCACTTACAACTTTACCTACAACTACGGCTGA